A section of the Pseudomonas flavescens genome encodes:
- the proW gene encoding glycine betaine/L-proline ABC transporter permease ProW, producing the protein MSDFSFLDPFKTINVPVGTWVEDALRYLVHNFRDVFRSIRWPVDQVLDGVQAALMSVPPSVFIILAGLIGWQVGGRRIGALMVVTLTALGLIGVWGDAMVTLALVLTSLFFCAVIGIPLGIACARSDRLEVLIRPVLDAMQTLPAFVYLVPVVMLFGIGNVPGVIVTIIFSVSPLVRLTNLGIRQVPEDKIEAARAFGCTPRQMLLRVQLPLAAPTIMAGVNQTLMLALSMVVVASMISVGGLGLMVLSGIGRLDMALASVGGIGLVLLAICLDRFTQALGERSQHLTTGQRWYHSGPVGLVVRLKKKKKDVAQPLTH; encoded by the coding sequence ATGTCCGATTTTAGTTTTCTCGACCCGTTCAAAACGATCAATGTTCCAGTAGGGACATGGGTGGAAGATGCACTTCGTTATTTGGTGCATAACTTTCGCGATGTATTTCGCTCCATTCGCTGGCCTGTCGATCAGGTGCTCGATGGTGTCCAGGCAGCGCTGATGTCGGTACCACCTAGCGTATTCATCATCCTGGCGGGCCTGATCGGCTGGCAGGTGGGCGGACGCCGAATCGGTGCGCTGATGGTCGTCACGCTCACTGCCCTGGGATTGATCGGCGTATGGGGCGACGCCATGGTCACTCTCGCACTGGTTCTGACCTCGCTGTTTTTCTGTGCCGTGATCGGTATCCCACTGGGCATTGCCTGTGCACGCAGCGACCGTCTCGAGGTGTTGATTCGCCCAGTGCTCGACGCCATGCAGACCTTGCCCGCATTCGTCTATCTGGTTCCGGTGGTGATGCTGTTCGGCATCGGCAACGTGCCTGGCGTAATCGTCACCATCATTTTTTCGGTGTCGCCACTGGTACGTCTCACCAACCTGGGTATTCGTCAGGTTCCTGAAGACAAAATCGAGGCCGCACGGGCCTTTGGCTGTACGCCTCGACAGATGCTGCTAAGGGTGCAGCTGCCGCTTGCCGCTCCCACCATCATGGCTGGTGTCAACCAGACCCTGATGCTGGCGCTGTCGATGGTAGTCGTGGCGTCGATGATTTCCGTCGGTGGTCTGGGGCTGATGGTACTGAGTGGTATTGGCCGGCTCGACATGGCGCTGGCGAGCGTTGGCGGTATCGGATTGGTACTGCTGGCGATTTGTCTGGATCGTTTCACCCAAGCGCTGGGTGAGCGCAGTCAACACCTGACTACCGGTCAGCGCTGGTACCACAGTGGTCCGGTCGGGCTAGTGGTGCGGTTGAAGAAGAAAAAGAAAGACGTTGCACAGCCTTTAACTCATTGA
- a CDS encoding MmgE/PrpD family protein, which yields MSLYIFCRDFEFSQLPAHTQAILKKSLLDIVGVMAGAVTNETSQTLYRFARQHYPGGAFISRLPFDGTQVSVLGAGWAGGFTADSLDAHEGHFTSKGHAGATVVPAILALADALHAQGQPITGRQLLEALCIGYETGLRAGVSLISTSPTYHASGGFSAIGVVCAGARLMGLDETTFRHALGIAEYFSARCPMMRVVQHPTMLRDAHGSGAFVGLNALLMAREGVTGAPAETVEDAIAAPYWDDLGSRWEIDAQYFKPWPVCRWAQPALTAMSELMREHPQICADNIASIRVETFWESMCLQGHRPSNADEAQYALAFPLAALIARGKVGPVEVTGAAITAPDILAVSERIEIVESADISARFPKEILSRVLVALKSGEQLESPITAALGDPERPMTSEDIDMKFDLFAGVNLRHQACFELKSAIKELEHSASAIDALAPLFRPHDQ from the coding sequence ATGTCGCTGTACATCTTCTGCCGTGACTTTGAGTTTTCCCAGTTGCCTGCTCATACCCAGGCAATACTGAAAAAAAGCCTGCTCGATATCGTTGGGGTAATGGCTGGGGCGGTAACCAACGAGACCAGCCAGACGCTCTATCGCTTCGCTCGCCAACACTATCCCGGTGGAGCGTTCATCAGTCGGCTGCCTTTCGATGGTACCCAGGTAAGTGTTTTGGGCGCCGGCTGGGCTGGCGGCTTCACGGCCGATAGCCTGGATGCCCACGAAGGCCATTTCACGTCCAAGGGCCACGCGGGCGCAACGGTAGTTCCAGCTATCCTCGCCTTGGCTGACGCACTGCATGCGCAGGGCCAGCCGATCACTGGCCGACAACTGCTCGAAGCGCTCTGCATTGGTTATGAAACAGGCTTGCGTGCTGGTGTGTCGCTGATATCCACCTCTCCTACCTACCACGCCTCGGGCGGTTTCTCAGCCATTGGCGTAGTGTGCGCGGGCGCGCGTCTGATGGGGCTCGATGAAACCACCTTCCGCCATGCACTGGGAATCGCTGAGTATTTCAGCGCGCGCTGCCCGATGATGCGCGTGGTTCAGCACCCGACCATGCTGCGTGATGCCCATGGCTCCGGGGCTTTCGTTGGATTGAACGCATTGCTGATGGCCCGCGAGGGGGTAACCGGCGCTCCGGCCGAGACAGTCGAAGATGCCATTGCAGCACCCTACTGGGATGATCTGGGCAGCCGCTGGGAAATAGACGCCCAGTACTTCAAACCCTGGCCCGTGTGCCGCTGGGCTCAGCCCGCCCTCACCGCCATGAGCGAGCTGATGCGCGAGCACCCGCAAATATGTGCTGACAACATCGCATCGATTCGTGTGGAAACTTTTTGGGAGTCGATGTGCCTGCAGGGCCACCGCCCCAGCAACGCCGACGAAGCCCAGTATGCCCTCGCCTTTCCACTGGCGGCGCTCATTGCACGCGGCAAGGTCGGCCCAGTTGAAGTCACCGGTGCAGCAATCACCGCGCCAGACATTCTTGCCGTCAGTGAACGCATCGAAATCGTAGAGTCAGCAGATATTTCGGCACGCTTCCCAAAGGAAATTCTTTCCCGCGTACTCGTGGCACTGAAGAGCGGCGAGCAGCTGGAGTCACCCATTACAGCCGCATTGGGTGACCCTGAACGCCCCATGACCTCAGAAGATATCGACATGAAATTCGATCTGTTTGCCGGTGTGAACCTCCGTCACCAAGCCTGCTTCGAGTTGAAGTCGGCCATAAAGGAACTGGAGCATTCCGCATCAGCCATCGATGCTCTGGCGCCACTGTTCCGGCCACACGATCAATAA
- a CDS encoding quaternary amine ABC transporter ATP-binding protein: protein MSETDEIMSVRNVYKVFGSQPKIALDMVRDGATKADIFEKTGQVIGVFDANFSVRRGEIFVIMGLSGSGKSTMVRLFNRLIEPSFGSIFLNGQEITGLADKDLLQVRRRDMGMVFQSFALMPHMSVLDNVGFGLEISGVSEKERNARSLEALSQVGLAGQEHCFPHQLSGGMQQRVGLARALANDPAILLMDEAFSALDPMIRCEMQGELIKLQKEQNRTVIFISHDIEEAVRIGHRIAIMEGGKVVQIGTPRELLSNPVNDYVRAFFNGFDSSRILKAGDIAQEGGIAYEPGRQPSLKAETPLNEIFHIVAQAALPVPVVDEAGVYRGSISQGRLLSCLGGN from the coding sequence ATGAGTGAAACCGATGAAATCATGTCTGTTCGTAATGTTTACAAGGTGTTCGGCTCTCAACCGAAAATAGCGCTGGATATGGTGCGCGATGGCGCAACCAAGGCAGATATATTTGAAAAGACCGGGCAAGTGATTGGCGTATTCGATGCCAATTTTTCGGTCAGGCGTGGTGAGATCTTCGTCATAATGGGTTTGTCTGGGTCGGGCAAGTCGACCATGGTGCGTTTATTCAACAGACTCATCGAACCCAGCTTCGGCTCCATCTTTCTCAATGGCCAGGAAATCACCGGCCTTGCTGATAAAGACCTGCTGCAAGTTCGTCGCAGGGACATGGGCATGGTGTTTCAGTCCTTTGCTTTGATGCCTCACATGTCGGTACTCGATAATGTCGGCTTCGGCCTGGAGATAAGTGGCGTTTCGGAAAAGGAGCGCAATGCGCGTTCTCTCGAGGCGTTAAGCCAGGTAGGCCTTGCCGGGCAGGAACATTGCTTTCCGCACCAGCTCTCGGGCGGCATGCAGCAGCGTGTGGGGCTGGCAAGGGCGTTGGCAAACGATCCGGCTATCTTGCTGATGGATGAAGCATTTTCAGCCCTTGATCCTATGATCCGCTGTGAGATGCAGGGTGAACTGATAAAGCTTCAGAAAGAACAAAATCGCACCGTTATCTTTATTTCCCATGATATTGAAGAGGCCGTTCGTATTGGCCATCGCATTGCAATAATGGAAGGTGGCAAAGTTGTACAGATCGGTACGCCACGTGAGTTGTTGAGCAATCCGGTTAACGATTATGTTCGCGCATTTTTCAACGGATTCGATTCCAGTCGAATTCTCAAGGCTGGAGATATCGCCCAAGAAGGCGGTATTGCCTATGAGCCGGGCCGACAGCCCTCGCTGAAGGCCGAAACTCCGCTCAACGAGATCTTCCATATTGTGGCGCAGGCCGCTTTGCCCGTTCCGGTAGTTGATGAGGCTGGCGTCTATCGGGGAAGTATTTCTCAAGGCCGCTTGCTGAGTTGTCTTGGCGGAAACTAA
- a CDS encoding GlxA family transcriptional regulator: protein MKDSFQSVLKSRNQVFGVGGTPASRCVRVAFILLDQFSLTSFSTALDALNTGTALEQGVDYQISTWSLTGGAIRSDVGVTVDTQRLPLVRVQHHMLVLVGGHRVRLAPNAVLSKVLRRAALERTMMCGLWNAAFHLAQAGLLENRAGVCHPDSLAPIKEYHPSLDLGGSGHALSGRVGTSAEPGAVLDLMLAVMKRCALGHTPVFEDEIKRLHQPERHQQDLPAISRPSGKCLPKPLSVALSMMEENIEEPLDIDLIADQVGVSRRQLERRFSRHLNAPPLRYYLELRLTRARQLIVHSNRSLTDVALATGFVSYPHFHRRFKDLFGLPPMEFRTTYDSHLSHHSAFQAQPST from the coding sequence ATGAAAGACTCCTTTCAAAGCGTACTGAAATCACGAAACCAGGTGTTTGGCGTGGGTGGCACTCCGGCAAGCCGCTGTGTTCGTGTCGCCTTCATCCTGCTTGACCAGTTTTCTCTGACGTCCTTTTCCACTGCACTGGACGCGCTCAATACGGGCACTGCACTCGAGCAGGGTGTCGACTACCAGATCAGCACATGGTCGCTGACTGGTGGTGCCATCCGTAGTGATGTGGGTGTGACGGTTGATACCCAGCGCCTGCCACTGGTTCGTGTGCAGCACCATATGCTTGTGCTCGTCGGAGGGCACCGCGTCAGGCTGGCGCCAAACGCCGTACTGAGTAAGGTGCTGCGCCGCGCCGCCCTCGAGCGCACGATGATGTGCGGCCTGTGGAACGCTGCATTTCATCTGGCGCAGGCTGGGCTTCTCGAAAACCGGGCCGGTGTATGCCATCCCGATAGTCTCGCGCCGATCAAGGAGTATCACCCGTCTTTGGATCTCGGTGGCAGTGGTCACGCACTCAGCGGCCGCGTTGGCACCAGTGCCGAACCTGGTGCGGTGCTGGACTTGATGCTGGCGGTGATGAAGCGCTGCGCACTGGGGCATACACCGGTGTTCGAGGACGAGATCAAGCGCTTGCACCAGCCGGAGCGTCATCAACAGGATTTGCCCGCCATTTCGAGGCCGAGTGGCAAGTGCCTCCCCAAACCGTTGAGTGTGGCGTTGTCGATGATGGAGGAGAACATAGAAGAACCGCTGGACATCGATCTGATTGCTGATCAGGTCGGCGTTTCACGGCGACAGCTAGAACGTCGTTTCTCACGTCATCTTAACGCGCCACCGTTGCGCTATTACCTGGAGCTGCGCCTGACTCGCGCGCGTCAGTTGATCGTCCATAGCAACCGCTCGCTGACCGATGTAGCTCTGGCTACCGGGTTCGTCAGCTACCCGCACTTTCACCGTCGTTTCAAGGATCTGTTCGGGCTGCCGCCGATGGAATTCAGAACCACCTACGACTCGCATTTGAGCCACCACTCGGCTTTCCAGGCACAGCCGAGCACCTGA
- a CDS encoding NAD(P)/FAD-dependent oxidoreductase translates to MKVHALPADDNSCGWFHLSPPRKPCASHHGHSEAPWVVIGAGFTGLSVARQLALNFPDDEVVLIEAQEVGLGPSGRNAGFAIDLPHDIGAEDYIGDLDIARTVLKLNLAGQRLLSQWVETFGIDCQMKACGKYQAAVERRGLAVLDAYRRGLDKLGQPYEMLSEQELPHHIGTHFYRRALYTPGAVLIQPSALVKGLADNLPANVTLYERTPILEVEYSTNKTRLRHAAGSISASRLVLANNSFGQHFGFLQGRMLPIFTYGSITRQLTSDEQARLQGKPYWGVIPADPFGTTVRRTPDNRLLIRNSFSFNPDGRSNPKYLQRFLQRHRASYAQRFPMLPNVDFEYTWGGALAMTRNHNGFFGQLAPNVYGALGCNGLGVTRGTITGKLLADWLAGERNDLIDFLLAAPGPNANPPQPFLSAGVNLNLLWGQRRAGRES, encoded by the coding sequence ATGAAAGTTCACGCCTTGCCTGCCGATGACAACAGCTGTGGCTGGTTCCACCTCAGCCCGCCGCGTAAACCCTGTGCCAGCCATCATGGGCACAGTGAGGCACCCTGGGTGGTTATCGGCGCGGGGTTTACCGGCCTGTCGGTAGCTCGGCAACTGGCGCTGAACTTCCCGGATGACGAAGTGGTGCTGATCGAGGCGCAGGAGGTTGGCCTCGGACCCTCCGGGCGCAACGCCGGCTTTGCAATCGATCTGCCCCATGACATCGGCGCCGAGGATTACATCGGCGATCTCGATATCGCCAGAACCGTTCTCAAACTGAACCTGGCTGGCCAGCGTCTGCTCAGCCAGTGGGTCGAGACCTTTGGCATCGACTGCCAGATGAAGGCCTGCGGGAAGTATCAGGCCGCAGTCGAGCGGCGAGGCCTGGCGGTGCTCGATGCATACCGCCGTGGCCTGGACAAGCTCGGCCAGCCTTATGAAATGCTCAGCGAGCAAGAGTTGCCGCATCACATTGGCACGCACTTCTATCGCCGGGCCCTGTACACCCCAGGTGCGGTGTTGATTCAGCCTTCGGCGCTGGTCAAAGGCCTGGCCGACAACCTGCCCGCGAACGTGACGCTTTACGAGCGCACGCCGATTCTGGAAGTTGAATACAGCACCAACAAAACACGCTTGCGGCATGCCGCTGGCAGCATCTCTGCCAGCCGGCTGGTGCTGGCCAACAATTCCTTTGGTCAGCATTTCGGTTTTCTGCAGGGGCGCATGTTGCCGATCTTCACCTACGGCAGCATCACCCGCCAGCTCACCAGCGACGAACAGGCGCGCCTGCAAGGCAAACCCTACTGGGGAGTCATTCCGGCCGATCCGTTCGGTACCACGGTTCGCCGCACGCCGGACAACCGTCTGCTGATTCGCAACAGCTTCAGTTTCAACCCTGATGGCCGCAGTAACCCCAAATACCTGCAGCGTTTTCTGCAGCGCCACAGGGCCTCCTATGCGCAACGTTTCCCCATGCTGCCCAACGTCGATTTCGAATACACCTGGGGCGGCGCACTGGCGATGACCCGCAACCACAACGGCTTCTTCGGCCAGCTGGCGCCCAACGTCTATGGCGCTCTGGGCTGCAACGGGCTAGGCGTAACACGCGGCACCATCACCGGTAAGTTGCTGGCCGACTGGCTCGCTGGCGAACGCAATGACTTGATCGATTTCCTGCTGGCCGCTCCAGGCCCCAACGCAAACCCACCGCAGCCGTTCCTGTCAGCAGGGGTCAATCTGAACCTGCTCTGGGGGCAGCGCCGGGCAGGGCGGGAGAGCTGA
- a CDS encoding aldehyde dehydrogenase, whose product MTELLTKQAYADIAAKLNVRTQAFIGGEFRDALSGETFITTNPATDELLANIAACNAEDVDVAVAAAREAFDDGRWRLLSPGARKSILLRFAQLLEDNAHELAVLESLDSGKPIQECQNVDLPETVNTLRWHAELIDKIYDSTAPVGSAAMAMVVREPVGVVGLVLPWNFPLLMLAWKISPSLAAGCSIVVKPAEETTLTALRVAELAHQAGVPAGVFNVVTGGGREVGEPIGRHNDVAMVSFTGSTETGRLFLKYAAESNLKQVVLECGGKNPAVVMNDVEDIDQVAQFIVNGAFWNMGENCSASSRLIVHAEVRDALLERIGVHIQSWKMGDPLDPENRLGAMVSKAHFEKVRSYLDQAHSDKLDIVYGGQTEKNIFVQPTVVNDVDRQSRLFREEIFGPVLSVTTFTDIDEAIDLANDTVYGLAASAYTGSLRNALRLSREIRAGIVTVNCFGEGDASTPFGGYKESGFGGRDKSIWAHDQYTELKTIWIDAS is encoded by the coding sequence ATGACCGAGTTGCTCACCAAACAAGCTTATGCAGACATCGCTGCCAAGCTGAACGTCCGTACCCAGGCCTTCATCGGCGGTGAGTTCCGTGATGCGCTGTCGGGCGAAACCTTCATCACCACCAACCCGGCAACCGACGAACTGTTGGCCAACATCGCAGCCTGTAACGCCGAGGATGTCGACGTCGCTGTTGCAGCCGCTCGCGAGGCGTTCGACGATGGTCGCTGGCGACTGCTTTCGCCCGGTGCACGTAAAAGCATCCTTCTGCGTTTCGCTCAACTGCTCGAAGATAACGCTCACGAGCTGGCCGTGTTGGAAAGCCTGGACAGTGGCAAGCCTATTCAGGAATGCCAGAACGTCGACCTGCCGGAAACCGTCAATACCCTGCGCTGGCACGCCGAGTTGATCGACAAGATCTACGACAGCACCGCGCCGGTTGGCTCGGCAGCCATGGCCATGGTCGTGCGTGAGCCGGTCGGTGTGGTTGGCCTGGTGCTGCCCTGGAACTTCCCGCTGCTGATGCTGGCCTGGAAGATCAGCCCGTCGCTGGCCGCTGGCTGTTCCATCGTCGTCAAACCGGCTGAAGAAACCACACTCACTGCCTTGCGCGTCGCCGAGCTAGCCCACCAAGCGGGGGTTCCTGCAGGTGTGTTCAACGTGGTCACCGGTGGCGGCCGTGAAGTCGGTGAGCCCATTGGTCGCCACAACGATGTCGCCATGGTCAGCTTCACCGGCTCCACTGAAACTGGCCGCCTGTTCCTCAAGTACGCCGCTGAATCCAACCTCAAACAGGTCGTGCTTGAGTGTGGTGGCAAGAACCCGGCAGTCGTCATGAACGATGTCGAGGATATCGACCAGGTCGCCCAGTTCATCGTCAATGGCGCATTCTGGAACATGGGCGAGAACTGCTCTGCCTCATCCCGCCTGATCGTCCACGCCGAGGTCAGGGATGCGTTGCTGGAACGCATTGGTGTACACATCCAGAGCTGGAAGATGGGTGACCCGCTGGATCCGGAAAATCGCCTCGGTGCGATGGTCAGCAAGGCGCACTTCGAGAAGGTTCGCTCCTATCTCGACCAGGCGCATAGCGACAAACTGGACATCGTTTATGGCGGGCAGACGGAGAAGAACATCTTCGTTCAGCCGACCGTGGTCAACGACGTGGATCGTCAAAGTCGCCTGTTCCGCGAGGAAATCTTCGGCCCTGTGCTGTCGGTGACCACCTTCACGGATATCGACGAAGCCATCGACCTGGCCAACGACACCGTCTACGGTCTGGCAGCATCGGCCTATACCGGCAGCCTGCGCAACGCGCTGCGCCTGTCACGGGAAATCCGTGCCGGCATCGTCACGGTCAACTGTTTCGGTGAGGGTGACGCATCAACGCCGTTCGGTGGCTACAAGGAATCCGGCTTCGGTGGGCGCGACAAATCGATCTGGGCGCATGACCAGTACACCGAGCTGAAAACCATCTGGATCGATGCGTCGTAG
- a CDS encoding dihydrodipicolinate synthase family protein codes for MNFDGIFTPAITPLQSNGEIDHGAFAEVLEYLIEAKVHGIVIGGSTGEYYAHTSEERIALITRAREVIGNRLPLVIGTGAIRTEDSVLFAEVAKSQKADAILVGTPPYALPTQQEIAEHVLTVDKAAGLPIMLYNYPGRMNVAMQPQFFDAVAACKNIQAIKESSGDMASLHHLAVHRPNLQISCGWDDQALEFFAWGARSWVCAGSNFVPREHVALYEACVIEKDFDKGRRIMAAMLPLMDFLEGGKFVQSIKHGCEISGLRAGGVRTPLKDMSSEEKTELERVVAALKKNVSLITQEA; via the coding sequence ATGAACTTCGACGGCATCTTCACTCCGGCCATTACTCCGCTGCAGAGCAATGGCGAGATCGACCATGGTGCGTTTGCGGAGGTTCTCGAATACCTGATCGAGGCCAAGGTGCACGGCATTGTCATCGGCGGCTCTACGGGTGAGTACTACGCCCATACCAGCGAAGAGCGTATCGCGTTGATCACCCGTGCTCGCGAAGTGATCGGCAACCGCTTGCCGCTGGTAATTGGCACAGGCGCCATTCGCACCGAGGATTCCGTGCTCTTCGCCGAGGTGGCCAAGTCCCAAAAGGCCGACGCCATCCTCGTCGGAACGCCGCCCTATGCACTGCCGACTCAGCAGGAAATCGCCGAACACGTGCTCACCGTGGACAAAGCCGCTGGCCTGCCGATCATGCTCTACAACTATCCCGGCCGTATGAACGTGGCTATGCAGCCGCAATTCTTCGACGCCGTAGCTGCATGCAAGAACATTCAGGCGATCAAGGAAAGTTCGGGTGATATGGCGAGCCTGCATCACCTCGCGGTTCATCGACCCAACCTGCAGATTTCCTGCGGTTGGGACGACCAGGCGTTGGAGTTCTTCGCCTGGGGCGCCCGTAGCTGGGTGTGCGCCGGCTCCAACTTCGTGCCACGCGAGCACGTCGCGCTCTATGAGGCGTGCGTGATCGAAAAGGACTTCGACAAGGGCCGCCGCATCATGGCAGCGATGCTGCCGCTGATGGACTTCCTGGAGGGCGGCAAGTTCGTCCAGTCGATCAAGCATGGTTGCGAAATCAGCGGCCTTCGCGCTGGTGGTGTACGGACTCCGCTCAAGGATATGAGCAGCGAGGAAAAAACCGAACTGGAGCGCGTCGTGGCCGCGCTGAAGAAAAACGTATCGCTGATCACTCAGGAGGCCTGA
- the proX gene encoding glycine betaine/L-proline ABC transporter substrate-binding protein ProX translates to MCKRAIVAAMAAPVIGMILVSAAQAANPDKPGEGVSVTPIFPTIAEERFRGEIAIAGLEALGYEVKQPKETDYPALFLALSYGDADFTVHMWEHLHAAFYAKAGGDDVMTAVGDVMPGVLQGFMIDKKTADAHHIKDVSDLKKPEIAKLFDSNGDGKADLTGCNPGWGCEVIIEHQLKAYGLNDTVTNNRGSYFALMADTISRYQQGQPILYYTWVPQWISGVLVEGRDVVWLPVPFTSLPDGKNDVNTTFDGKNLGAPIDNVKAVLNKEFAEENPAARTFLSKVRISTEDESAQNLRMQNGEKSLEAIKRQAQEWISAHQTEWDSWLKDARAAGQQ, encoded by the coding sequence ATGTGCAAGAGAGCTATCGTTGCCGCCATGGCCGCTCCGGTTATCGGCATGATTCTGGTATCCGCCGCTCAGGCAGCCAACCCGGACAAACCCGGTGAGGGGGTATCGGTCACGCCTATCTTCCCGACCATCGCCGAAGAGCGTTTTCGCGGCGAAATAGCTATAGCGGGGCTCGAGGCGCTTGGCTACGAGGTCAAACAACCGAAAGAGACTGACTACCCAGCATTGTTTCTGGCGCTGTCTTACGGCGATGCAGACTTCACCGTGCACATGTGGGAGCACCTGCATGCTGCGTTCTACGCCAAGGCTGGCGGCGATGACGTGATGACCGCGGTCGGTGACGTGATGCCCGGGGTATTGCAAGGCTTCATGATCGACAAGAAAACCGCCGATGCCCACCACATCAAGGACGTGTCTGACCTCAAGAAGCCGGAAATCGCCAAGCTCTTCGACAGCAACGGTGATGGTAAAGCTGACCTTACCGGCTGTAACCCGGGCTGGGGTTGTGAGGTGATCATTGAGCACCAGCTCAAGGCTTACGGCCTGAACGATACCGTCACCAATAACCGTGGCTCTTACTTCGCCCTGATGGCCGACACCATTTCTCGTTATCAGCAGGGGCAACCGATTCTCTACTACACCTGGGTGCCGCAATGGATCTCTGGCGTGTTGGTGGAAGGGCGCGACGTCGTATGGCTGCCGGTTCCATTCACTTCATTGCCCGACGGCAAGAATGACGTGAACACCACATTCGATGGCAAGAATCTCGGCGCTCCGATCGACAACGTGAAGGCGGTTCTCAACAAAGAGTTCGCCGAGGAAAATCCGGCAGCGCGCACCTTCCTTTCCAAAGTCCGCATATCCACTGAAGACGAAAGCGCACAGAACCTGCGTATGCAAAATGGCGAGAAGTCACTCGAGGCTATAAAGCGCCAGGCCCAGGAGTGGATCAGTGCTCACCAGACCGAATGGGACAGCTGGCTGAAAGATGCACGGGCAGCTGGACAGCAGTAA
- a CDS encoding LysR substrate-binding domain-containing protein — protein sequence MSKHTDPDALLLRMPSLRAVKAFVAAAKYESFTRAAEALCVSQAAISRQIRELEGYLGAQLFDRVGRAVQLTSAGELFFDAAQLSFVNIAQAAERIRSNQASKRMLTVCCSPAFSALWLSQHLPDFFAQHNDIELNLITTQNFLVMEPGVQPDIFITKLPKVGEGYRRTALFHDVIYPVCSPHYLERNPQIRTLEGVRDSLLLNLSPYGRSQVAEHVDWGVWLAFQGVDIDERPATSPQVFSANDYNLIISMVLTHQGVALGWNHLVKALLEQGLLVRPIEAEVELRNSRHYLSIREEAEDVDAVRRFQQWILGHFARR from the coding sequence ATGTCCAAGCACACCGACCCAGATGCCCTACTCCTCAGAATGCCCTCATTGCGCGCGGTAAAGGCATTCGTTGCTGCTGCAAAATATGAAAGCTTCACTCGTGCCGCAGAAGCGTTGTGCGTATCGCAAGCCGCAATCAGCCGGCAGATTCGAGAGCTTGAAGGTTATCTAGGCGCCCAACTGTTTGACCGTGTTGGTCGGGCGGTGCAGCTCACCAGCGCCGGCGAGCTTTTCTTCGATGCAGCACAGTTATCGTTCGTCAACATCGCCCAGGCCGCCGAGCGCATCCGCAGTAATCAAGCCAGTAAACGCATGCTGACGGTTTGCTGTTCACCCGCGTTCTCGGCGCTGTGGCTGTCGCAGCATCTCCCGGATTTTTTCGCCCAGCACAACGACATCGAACTGAACCTGATCACGACTCAGAACTTCTTGGTCATGGAACCCGGTGTACAGCCGGATATCTTTATTACCAAACTGCCCAAGGTGGGCGAGGGATACCGCAGGACTGCTCTGTTCCACGACGTCATCTACCCTGTGTGCTCACCACACTATCTGGAGCGCAACCCGCAGATCCGCACGCTCGAGGGCGTACGTGACTCGTTGTTGCTCAACCTGAGCCCCTATGGGCGTTCACAGGTCGCCGAGCACGTCGACTGGGGCGTATGGCTGGCATTTCAGGGCGTCGATATCGATGAGCGCCCGGCGACCAGCCCACAGGTTTTCAGCGCCAACGACTACAACCTGATCATCAGCATGGTGCTCACTCATCAGGGCGTTGCGCTGGGCTGGAATCATCTGGTCAAGGCCCTGCTCGAACAGGGCCTTCTGGTACGGCCAATCGAGGCGGAGGTGGAACTGCGCAACAGCCGTCACTATCTTTCTATTCGCGAAGAGGCGGAAGACGTCGATGCCGTGCGGCGTTTTCAGCAATGGATATTGGGCCACTTCGCACGCCGCTAG